TTTTAGAAGTTTTAGTCCAAGCCATGCAAATTGTATTTTTATGGCATGGGAAAACAAAACAGTCAGTTATTTGAAGCTGTCAAGCTTCAAATAGAACAATTGGATACAAGCACGATAGCCGACAGTCGATTACCTGTCCTTCAAGCATTAATTGAATTTATTCAAGAAAAACGGGATGCTAAGAAGATCATAAATTTAAACTTTATTTGTACCCACAATTCCAGAAGAAGTCATTTGTCCCAAATTTGGGCTCAAACCTTGGCGTTTCATTTTGGTATTAAGGGGGTCAATTGTTATTCCGGCGGCACTGAGGCTACCGCCGTATTTCCCACGGTGAAAGAAATTTTGACAACAACAGGTTTTGAGATTACGAACTTATCGGTAGGAGACAATCCTGTTTATAGCATCAAATATGCGCCCAATATCCATCCCAGCATTGGTTTTTCAAAAACTTATGACCATTCTTTTAATCCTTCCGGAAATTTCGCTGCAGTAATGACTTGCTCCCATGCTGACGAAAATTGTCCTTTTATTACAGGTGCTGAAAAAAGAATACCCTTCACATTTGATGATCCTAAGGCATTTGATGGTACTCCCTCTCAGATAAAAAAATATGAAGAACGGAGTTTAGAAATTGCCACTCAGTTGTACTATGTTTTTTCGAGGATAAGATGATTGGGCCAATTCAAGGAACTCATATTTTAGGATTAACTATTTAGGCCAGCATTAAGCTGCGGCTTGAATTAATTATTTTAATTCCTCATTAGTCTGATTTGAGTTGGTTTATATCAAAGAATGCTTTTTGTCCGATAGTAGATTGAACGGTAGAATTATTAAAGTTACTTATACTTAAAGGTCTAAGGCTCGCTGTTTGGTTTTCGAGTTGTAGTTCTTATCTTTAGTAAGGTTTGCGTATTTTACCTGAAGACTGATTATATGGAAGGACATTGTTTTTTTAAGAAATCGTTATTTTTTCTCTTGGTAACTATTGTTTGCTACTCTACATCTGTGGATGCCCAGAACATGAGTGTAGAGAATAAGGTAAAACCAGCGTTTAAGGATTATTTCGGTTTGCCCAGAGCCTCAGTATTTCTTCATTTGAACAAGAGTGCTTATGTGAAAGGTGAAGAGATTTGGTTCAAGGGCTATCTATATAATCGCTTGAAAGGCATCCCCTTTAAGGAGCCTTTGAACCTTTATGTCGGTGTCTATGATTCCAATGGTAATCAAATTAAAAAGGAGCTTTTCATCAGTGAAAACGGAATTTCCCAGGGACAGATCATAATAGACTCAACTTTCACCGGTGGACTTTATTATTTAAAGGCAACAACCAGTTGGATGCGAAACTTCAAGGAGGACGATTCCTATGTGCAACAGTTCAAGGTTATAGAAGGGGCTGAATCCGTTGTGGAAAATGGTAAAGGTGATATTGACGTTCAGTTCTTGCCAGAAGGGGGGCATTTGGTAGCTGGGGTCCAAGGCACCGTTGGTGTCAAAGTTCTGAATGAATTGGGGTACGGTATCAATGGCATGGAGGGACATGTAAAAAACAAATTTGGTGATAGCATTGCCAGTTTTACAACAAATCGTTTTGGTCTTGCCAAGTTTGATTTACTTCCGAAGAGAAATATGCGCTACACGGCATATATAAAAAATGGGAACGGCAATGAAGAAAGAATTCTACTTCCTAGTACGAAGGAAAAGGGTATAGGAATGTTAATCAAAAGAATTTCTTCTAGTCGTATTATGATATTATTGGGTACAAATCCGGTGACGAGGAGCGAAATTGGTAATAAATCTTATTCCCTGCTGATACATAGGGACGGACTCCTAAAAAATATGGAAGTAAATTTTCCGCCAAAAGAACATTATGTTTCTTATATTTTGGATAACAGCGAGTTACACAAGGGAATGAATATTGTAACCTTGATCGATAATAGGGGCAATCCCGTTGCAGAACGGTTAGTTTTTAATTCTAATGGTTTTGAAAATGGTAAATTAAGCAGTTCCTTAAAAATTTTAGAAAAGGACTCCGTTCAATTTACTCTTTTCAACAACAAAAATTCGGATAGTCTGCAATTTCTAAGCGCTTCGATTTTGCCATTGGGCACACAAGCTTATCAGCACAAAAAGAATATTTTAAGTGCCTTTTCATTGAGTCCCTATGTACGTGGATTTATTGAGCATCCTTCTTATTATTTCACGGAAACTTCAACAGAAAAGGAAAATGCTTTGGACCTACTTTTACTGACCCAAGGATGGTCTCGCTTTGATTGGAAAAACATATTTGATAATCCTCCGGTAAAGACCTATGATTTTAAGACGGGGGTAGATTTATATGGCAAGCTAAATTTTAAGTTACCTAAAAATCATGAATTAATACTGTATCCTGGAGATATCATGGAGCCTAAGAAGATTGATATTAAACACGCACAGGATTATTTTAAATTGGACAATTATTATTTTGAGAAGGGCACCGAGCTCAAAATGACGGTGGTAGATGCCAATGGAAGGTTGTCCAGACCAAATCTCTATATGAGGATAAACGATGGTGTTTCTGCTGATAAGGTTTATGAAACTCGTAGGGAAAATCATAGAATAGATATTATTGGAGGAATCGGGAGGTATAGTTTAAAGGATTTTATTCTGCCAAAAAATACGATTGAGTTAGAAGAGGTAATTGTGACAGAAAAGAAAGAAAAGAGACGTTTTACGAGCCCCATAATTGATGAAAGCAGATTGACTCTGGTCACTAAGGAAACTGTTGGTAATTATCCACAATTGCTTGATTTGATACGATCCAGCGGTTTTAATATATGGGAAATGCCCAATACTGGATATGATAGAATTAGGATTACTTCCAAAAGGCCTTCCAGGTTTTCCCTTACACCTCCATCGCCACGCTTGTATGTAAACGATATTCCTTATGCAGATTTTAACATTTTACAAGATTTTCCTACTGAAAGTATTGTAAGTTATTTCATAGATAGGTCAGGAAACGGTGAGCCTGGAGCTGCTGGTGGCGTAATTCGGGTCTATACTGGAGAAAGAGGGGAATCTGGAATAGGTTCCTATAGCGATGCCACCCCGGACCCCAATTTTTTCACCTATACTTTAAAAAGCGGTTTTACCCCCATTAAGGAGTTCTATGTTCCCAAATACAGAAGTTATTCAGACGAAGCTTTTATCAATTTCGGAACGATTCATTGGGAACCTAATATGGTAATAGATAACCGTAAGGCTGCTATTGTTTTTGATGCTAAGGGTTGGACTGAATTTGAAATATTTATTGAGGGCATGGGCAACGATGGCACCTTATTTTCAACAAGGAAAACAATACGGTTGGACTCCAGTCAGTAAGAATGTCGCTCAAAAAAGCTTAAAAAAGGGTAAACACCTAAACAGATGAAATGAGAAGATTTTGGTTTTTAAAGAAAATGTTTATCCTCCTCTTCGCGAGTACCCTTTGTTCAGGAATTTACGTGTATTCCCAGAACGTAAGTGTGAAACAAAAGATAAAACCTGCGTTCGAAGATTATTTCGGTTTGCCAAGAACCTCCGTATTCATGCACTTAAATAAAAGTGTATATGTAAAAGGTGAAGAAATTTGGTTTAAAGGTTATCTGTACAATCGATCGAAGGGTACTCCATTTAATGAACCTACGAACCTCTATGTAGGTGTATATGATTCCAGTGGCAATCAGATTAAAAAGGAGCTCTTCATCAGTCAAAGCGGAATTTTCCAAGGACAAATCATGGTGGATTCAACATTTAATCCAGGGCTCTATTTTATAAGAGCCGCTACTAGTTGGATGCGAAACTTCAAAGAGGACGATTCCTATGTGCAACAGTTCAAAGTTATAGAAGGGGCTGAATCCGTTGTGGAAAGTGGCAAGGGCGACCTTGACGTTCAGTTCTTACCGGAAGGGGGACATTTGATAGACGGTGTCCCGGCAACTGTTGGGGTAAAGGTGCTAGATCAATCAGGTAAAGGGATTCAAGGTTTCAAAGGTTATTTAGTGAAAGTTTCGGGGGATACGGTCGCTAGTTTTAAGACCAACAAATTTGGTCTAGCTAAGTTTAATTTTTTACCGAAAAAGGAAGAAAACTATCAATCTAGTTTAATTGATGATGCGGGCAATAAAGTACGCTTTCTGCTACCGGAAATAGAGGATAGGGGAATAGGGATGATTATCAAAAAGCTTACCGGTAACAGAATACTTATTTCCTTAGGTACGAATGACTTAACCAGAAATGAAATTGGGAATAAACCATTTTCACTATTATTTCATAGGGATGGGCTACTTAAACATAGGGATATAACTTTTCCGCCAGATGAGTCATTTGTATCTTATATTTTGCATGCTAAGGACTTGCATCCGAGGATGAATATAGTAACCTTGGTCAATGATGAGGGCAACCCTGTTACGGAGCGGCTGGTCTTTAATTCCAACGGCTTTGAAAAAGATGTTCTTAGTACGACCTTAAAAATGGTACAAGAGGACTCCGTTCAACTAACACTTTTTAAAAAGCAAAAATCTGATAGTTTACAGTTTCTAAGTGTTTCCATTCTACCCTTGGGTACGCTAGCATACCAGCACAAAAAGAATATTCTGAGCACATTTTTATTTAGCCCTTATGTAAAGGGATATATTGAACATCCTTCTTATTATTTCACTGAAATGTCAACTGAGAAGGAAAATGATTTGGATTTATTGCTGCTTACTCAGGGATGGTCCAGATATGATTGGAGCAATGTGTTCGCTGAGCCACCTTCTGAAAAGTATAGCTCTAGGTCAGGCGTGGAAATATATGGCAAGCTGAATTTTGAATTAGGAAGAAAGGAAAATCTATTGTTGTATGTTGGTGATAGGCCAGACCCTAAAATGATTGAAATTGACCAAGGGTCTGACGAGTTTGTTGTAAAGGACTATTATTTGGAAAAAGGTGATGAATTACAATTCACTACTTTCAATTCAAAAGGAAATCTGTCAAGACCAAATTTATATGTAAAGTTAGATAATGGACTGACGACCGATAAAATATATAATCCTAAAAGAGATAATTTCAAAATTATTACTTCTGAGAGTAGTGAACCGTATAATCTGGATAACTTTATATTGCCACCCAAAACTATAGCGTTGGACGAAGCAGTCATTGTTGAGGAGAAAAAGAAAGATAAATACATAACCAGCCCACTTGTCAGTGAACGTCGGATGACCAAAGTAACCGAACAGATAAAGAATATGTATCCGTCGGTAATAGATATTATTCGCTCAAATGGTTTCAGGGTTGTAATTACTCCCAACGTAGGCTATGATAGAATTCAAATTACCAGTAATAGAAATCGAACAAGTCCAGCATTATATATAGATGATTTTTATCAGCCTGACTTTAATATGTTAGAGGATATTTTTACCACGGAAATAAGCAGCTACTTTATTGATAGATCTGGAAATGCTGAACCTGGGGCCGGCGGTGGGGTTATAAGATTATATCGAAGGATTTGGAGCGATGAGGACAGTGTTTATGATAAAAAAGATTCTAAGTTTTTTAGACACACCGTTGTAAAAGGGTTTAGCGCGATTAAGGAATTTTATGTTCCTAATTACAGCAGTTTTACGGACGATACTTTTGTTAATTTTGGGACCGTTCATTGGGAACCCAATATTATCTTAGATAAAAATGGTAAGGCTAATTTTGATTTTGATAGTAAGGGACGGACTGAATTTGAAATATTTATTGAGGGTATGGGCAACGATGGCAGTTTGTTTTCAACAAGGAAAACAATACGGTTGAACTCCAGTCAGTAAAAGTGTTGCCTGAAAAAGATTAAAAATCCAATTTCTTCTTTCTCAGCTCAAAATTCTGCCCCAGATATACCTTTCGTACCATTTCGTCTGCTGCCAAATCCTCGGGAATACCGGATTTGAGGATACCCCCTTCGAACATCAAGTAGGAGCGTTCCGTTATGGCTAAGGTTTCCTGTACGTTATGATCGGTAATCAAAATACCAATATTTTTGTTCTTGAGTTGCGCAACGATACGTTGAATGTCCTCCACGGCCACCGGATCTACCCCTGCAAATGGTTCGTCTAACAATATAAATTTTGGGTCGGTCGCAAGAGCCCTGGCAATCTCCGTTCGCCTTCGTTCTCCACCGGAAAGTAAATCGCCCCTGTTCTTACGGATATGGCCAAGACCAAATTCCTCTATGAGCGATTCCATCTTCATGAGCTGCTCTTTCTTGCTCAATTTTGTTAATTGTAGCACGCTTAAAATATTCTTTTCAATGCTTAGCTTTCTAAAAACGGATGCTTCCTGTGCCAAGTACCCGATTCCGTTTTGAGCTCTTTTGTACATGGGAAAATTGGTGATTTCCATGTCATCAAGATAAATGTTTCCGCCATTGGGCTTAATTAACCCAACAATCATGTAGAACGAGGTGGTCTTACCGGCACCATTTGGCCCTAAAAGCCCTACAATCTCCCCTTGGTTCACTTCCAGAGAAATACCCTTCACCACGCGGCGACCGCGGTAGGATTTCATTATGTTCTCAGCACGTAGCTTCATCTTTTCAAATCTAACCTTATTTCAGTGGTCCAAAAAGGTTTTATAACTTATTTAACCTTCGTTAGTTTCCAATGCTTCCCAGTACTCGTAGGCCCGCCTTAAGTGTGGCACTACAATGGTACCCCCTACAAGAGTGGCAATGCCCAGGGTCTCCATAACCTCTTCCTTGGTTGCGCCTTCTTTATGCGAGCTCTCCAAATGATACTTTACACAATCATCGCAACGCAGTACCGCAGAGGCTACTAGACCAAGTAGTTCCTTGGTCTTTACATCCAATGCGCCGGGAGCGTAGGCATTGGTGTCTAGGTTGAAAATCCGTTTGATGAGCTTGTTATTGTCCGATAATAATTTATCGTTCATCCGAGAACGATAGGCGTTAAATTCCTCAACTGGGTTTGACATTCTTCTTGGCTTTTTTGGCTTCTCTTTTTGCTTCGCTTTTCAAAACACGCTTAGAGATAAATATACTCACTTGGTAAAGTATCAATACAGGAATCGCTACTATCACTTGACTAGCGACATCGGGAGGTGTAATTACCGCAGATAGTATTAAGACAATAACAAGAGCGATTTTACGGTATTTTTTCATGATTTCCGGGGTGACCAGACCGACCTTGGTCAAAAAGTAAATAATTATAGGAAGTTCAAAAAGTATTCCACAAGCTAGTACTGCAGACCTTACAGTTCCTATATAGGAATCTAAGTCAAACTCGTTTAGCACTATCTCACTGACCTGATACGTACCTAAAAAGTTGATGGATAATGGGGCAACAACGTAATATCCAAACAAGACGCCCATGAAGAACAGGATCGACGCTATTAAAATGAACCCACGGGAATGCTTCCTTTCGTTGGGATGTAGACCTGGACTGATGAATTTCCATAATTCCCATAGAACATAGGGAAAACCGACTATAATGCCAACCCAAATAGCGGTCCAGATATCTGCAGAGAACTGACCGGACATCATTCTACTTTGAATCGTGAAGGGTAATTTGTCCTTACAAAAGTCCGATTCTATATTAATATAAGTCGCTGCCTTGCAGAAAAATTCATACGTCGGAAAATTCATTCGTGAAGGACCAAAAATGATAACATCAAAAATAAAGCCGCTAAATACAAAGGCCACTATACCGATGATGACTACTGCCAGTACGGAGCGTATAAGATGCCATCGAAGTTCTTCCAAATGGTCAAGAAAAGACATTTCGTTGTGTGGTACGCTGGTTTTTTTAGCCATTATAAAATACCTTCGTTAATTAAGTTGTGTAGATGAATTACGCCAACATATTGGTCTTTGTCCATTGCCAATAATTGGGAAATTCCTTTTGCTTGCATCAATTCTAATGCGGTTATGGCAAGCGTATCCACCAAAATGGTTTTGGGATTGGATGTCATAATATCCTTTGCGGTTAGCCCCTTAATATTATCATGGTCGTTCAGCATACGTCTTATATCGCCGTCGGTAACGATCCCAACCACTTTCTCTCCATCCAGAACGGCAGTAACACCGAGCATCTTTTCCGAAATCTCTACAATAACCTTTTTCACTTCCGTCTGTAGTTGCACCTTCGGCACTTGGTTGTTCTGAACGATATCGGAAACCCTTAGGTATAACCTTTTTCCCAAAGCTCCACCCGGGTGGTATTTTGCAAAATCTGATTTGCTGAACCCTCTAAGCTCCAAAAGAACAATGGCAAGGGCATCTCCCATGACCAATTGGGCCGTAGTGCTCGTAGTTGGCGCCAAATCGTTAGGGCAAGCTTCTCTATCCACATAAGTGCTAATAATAAAATTTGCTTGTTTTGCCAGGAATGATTCTGCACTACCGGTCATGCCAATAAGCTTGTTCCTACCTCTTTTGATCAATGGAACGAGCATTTTTATCTCCGGAGTACTACCACTTTTGGAAATACAAATAACGACATCGTCTTCTTGAATGGTACCCAAGTCTCCATGAATGGCGTCTCCGGCGTGCATGAATATGGCAGGGGTTCCGGTAGAGTTCAGTGTTGCGACGATTTTTGCGGCGATTATGGCACTTTTCCCAATACCGGATATAACAACTCTTCCCTTTGATTTTAGGATACAGTTTACAGATTCCGCAAAATCGTTGTCCAAAAGACTTGCTAGGTGGCCAATGGCATCGCGTTCGGTTTCAATAGTTTTTTTAGCAAGATCAAGAATCGTGCTCGCAGCTGTCAATGTATTATTCAATTTATGGATTGTATTCCTAAAAGATTGTCTTATCTTTAAGATAACAAAATTACATAAACTTAATTTTATAGCATGTTTCTGGTATAAGAATTTAGAATGCTCTTAAGCAACCAAATGTTAGTTCATTCAAAGTACGACAAACAAAATGCTTCTTCACAAAATTAGAAAACGTGACACACGAAAAGGATTTAGATGTTATTGATCTACATGTCTATCTTAAAAAGTTTTTTGGGTTCTCCAAGTTCAAAGGTCTTCAGGAAGAGGTCATAAAAAGTATACTCAAAGGAAATAATACTTTTGTGATTATGCCAACTGGAGGTGGCAAATCCCTATGTTATCAACTTCCGGCATTAATGCAGGAAGGTACAGCCATTATAGTTTCCCCCTTGATAGCTTTGATGAAGAATCAGGTAGACGCTATTAGAGGGGTATCTTCTGAAGTCGGCATTGCCCATGTTTTAAATTCGTCTTTGAATAAGACAGAGGTAAAGCAGGTTAAAGAAGATATTACCAACGGCATAACCAAATTACTATACGTTGCCCCGGAATCCTTGACAAAGGAAGAAAATGTGGAATTTTTACGTTCCGTTACAATCTCTTTTGTAGCGGTTGACGAAGCGCATTGTATTTCCGAATGGGGACATGATTTTAGACCGGAGTATCGCAATTTAAAATCCATTGTTGGGCGCTTGGGGGATAATATTCCAATTATTGGTCTAACCGCTACTGCCACACCAAAAGTTCAAGAAGATATTATTAAAAATTTAGGAATTAATGATGCGGTTCTATTTAAGGCATCGTTTAATCGACCAAATTTATTTTATGAGGTCCGTACAAAAACGGAGAACGTGGAGGCCGATATCATTCGTTTTGTAAAACAAAATTCGGGTAAATCCGGAATCATATATTGTCTAAGTCGTAAAAAGGTAGAAGAATTAGCCCAGGTGCTTCAGGTAAATGGTATAAGTGCGGTTCCATACCATGCAGGATTTGACGCAAAAACTAGATCCAAATATCAAGATATGTTCTTGATGGAGGATGTGGATGTGGTCGTCGCCACCATTGCTTTTGGGATGGGTATAGACAAACCAGATGTTCGCTTTGTGATACATCACGACATTCCTAAAAGTATAGAGAGTTATTATCAAGAAACGGGACGAGCTGGTAGGGACGGAGGCGAAGGACACTGCCTGGCATTTTATTCCTATAAAGATATAGAGAAGTTGGAAAAGTTTATGTCCGGTAAACCCGTAGCGGAGCAGGAGATAGGTAATGCCCTCCTACAAGAGGTGGTAGCCTATGCTGAAACCTCTATGTCTCGTCGAAAGTTTATGCTACATTATTTTGGTGAGCAGTTTGACGAAGTAAACGGGGATGGGGCGGATATGGACGATAATACCAGAAACCCAAAGGAAAAGGAAGAAGCAAAAGACAATGTCCTTAAACTGCTAAAAGTGGTTAAGGGTACTAGTGAGAAGTTCAAATCCAAGGAAATTGTGAATACTATCCGTGGTAAAAGCAATGCAATCATAGCATCCCATAAAACTAATGAGAAGGAC
This sequence is a window from Maribacter aestuarii. Protein-coding genes within it:
- a CDS encoding low molecular weight phosphatase family protein, whose protein sequence is MGKQNSQLFEAVKLQIEQLDTSTIADSRLPVLQALIEFIQEKRDAKKIINLNFICTHNSRRSHLSQIWAQTLAFHFGIKGVNCYSGGTEATAVFPTVKEILTTTGFEITNLSVGDNPVYSIKYAPNIHPSIGFSKTYDHSFNPSGNFAAVMTCSHADENCPFITGAEKRIPFTFDDPKAFDGTPSQIKKYEERSLEIATQLYYVFSRIR
- the lptB gene encoding LPS export ABC transporter ATP-binding protein, with amino-acid sequence MKLRAENIMKSYRGRRVVKGISLEVNQGEIVGLLGPNGAGKTTSFYMIVGLIKPNGGNIYLDDMEITNFPMYKRAQNGIGYLAQEASVFRKLSIEKNILSVLQLTKLSKKEQLMKMESLIEEFGLGHIRKNRGDLLSGGERRRTEIARALATDPKFILLDEPFAGVDPVAVEDIQRIVAQLKNKNIGILITDHNVQETLAITERSYLMFEGGILKSGIPEDLAADEMVRKVYLGQNFELRKKKLDF
- a CDS encoding carboxymuconolactone decarboxylase family protein yields the protein MSNPVEEFNAYRSRMNDKLLSDNNKLIKRIFNLDTNAYAPGALDVKTKELLGLVASAVLRCDDCVKYHLESSHKEGATKEEVMETLGIATLVGGTIVVPHLRRAYEYWEALETNEG
- the tatC gene encoding twin-arginine translocase subunit TatC, encoding MAKKTSVPHNEMSFLDHLEELRWHLIRSVLAVVIIGIVAFVFSGFIFDVIIFGPSRMNFPTYEFFCKAATYINIESDFCKDKLPFTIQSRMMSGQFSADIWTAIWVGIIVGFPYVLWELWKFISPGLHPNERKHSRGFILIASILFFMGVLFGYYVVAPLSINFLGTYQVSEIVLNEFDLDSYIGTVRSAVLACGILFELPIIIYFLTKVGLVTPEIMKKYRKIALVIVLILSAVITPPDVASQVIVAIPVLILYQVSIFISKRVLKSEAKREAKKAKKNVKPS
- a CDS encoding KpsF/GutQ family sugar-phosphate isomerase, which translates into the protein MNNTLTAASTILDLAKKTIETERDAIGHLASLLDNDFAESVNCILKSKGRVVISGIGKSAIIAAKIVATLNSTGTPAIFMHAGDAIHGDLGTIQEDDVVICISKSGSTPEIKMLVPLIKRGRNKLIGMTGSAESFLAKQANFIISTYVDREACPNDLAPTTSTTAQLVMGDALAIVLLELRGFSKSDFAKYHPGGALGKRLYLRVSDIVQNNQVPKVQLQTEVKKVIVEISEKMLGVTAVLDGEKVVGIVTDGDIRRMLNDHDNIKGLTAKDIMTSNPKTILVDTLAITALELMQAKGISQLLAMDKDQYVGVIHLHNLINEGIL
- the recQ gene encoding DNA helicase RecQ, with amino-acid sequence MTHEKDLDVIDLHVYLKKFFGFSKFKGLQEEVIKSILKGNNTFVIMPTGGGKSLCYQLPALMQEGTAIIVSPLIALMKNQVDAIRGVSSEVGIAHVLNSSLNKTEVKQVKEDITNGITKLLYVAPESLTKEENVEFLRSVTISFVAVDEAHCISEWGHDFRPEYRNLKSIVGRLGDNIPIIGLTATATPKVQEDIIKNLGINDAVLFKASFNRPNLFYEVRTKTENVEADIIRFVKQNSGKSGIIYCLSRKKVEELAQVLQVNGISAVPYHAGFDAKTRSKYQDMFLMEDVDVVVATIAFGMGIDKPDVRFVIHHDIPKSIESYYQETGRAGRDGGEGHCLAFYSYKDIEKLEKFMSGKPVAEQEIGNALLQEVVAYAETSMSRRKFMLHYFGEQFDEVNGDGADMDDNTRNPKEKEEAKDNVLKLLKVVKGTSEKFKSKEIVNTIRGKSNAIIASHKTNEKDFFGIGSDRDKSYWMALVRQVLVAGLLKKEIEQYGVLHLTEAGENFMKKPESFMMTKDHVYNAENDNAIVGAAKSGGIADEKLLKQLKDLRKAQANKLKVPPFVVFQDPSLEDMALKYPVSMEELLNIHGVGEGKARKYGRPFIDFISSYVEENDIIRPDDLVVKSTGANSGLKLYIIQNVDRKLPLSDIASAKGLEIPELIKEMEQIVFSGTKLNLGYWIDEVLDDEQQEEIHDYFLEAETDDLEEAMKEFDGEYEDEELRLYRLKFISEVAN